CGTCGCTCGCGTAGGCGACGACGCCGCCGGCGAACCAGTCCGACGAGCCCGGCGCGGCCCCCAGCTGGGTGGCGATGCGACCGCTGGTGAGGGACTCGGCGACGGCGACCCGTTGCTTGCCCCCCTCGAGGAGCTCGGCAAGGGTGGCGGACAGATCGGCGGCAGTCGTCGTGGGCACGGCCACATGGTGCCGCAGGAGGCGGGGCGCGCGCACCGGGAGCAGGCCGGTGTGGCGCGCGCCACGCCCGCGTCTACAGCGTCGGCTTGAGCTCGAGCAGGCGGCCGAGGAGGCCATTGACGAACGCCGGCGAGTCGTCGGTGGACAGGGTCCGGGCGAGCGCCACGGCCTCGTCGACGGCGACCGCGTCGGGCACGTCGTCGTTGTGGAGGAGCTCCCACGCGCCGACCCGCAGGATGGCGCGGTCGACGGCGGGCATGCGCTCCAGCGCCCACCCCTGGGAGTAGGTGCGCAGGAGCTCGTCGATCTCCTCGGCGTGCTCGGTGAAGCCCTCGACGATGTCGACGGAGTACTGGGGCAGGGCGGTCTGAGCGGCCGTGACCCGGAGCCGCTCCGTGAGGAGGTCGAGGATGTCCTCACGGCTGGTGCGGCCGCGCTGGTCGGCCTCGTAGAGGACGTCGACGGCTCGGGTCCGTGCCTTGCTGCGGGCAGACACCTCAGTCGTTGACGCGGCCGAGGTAGTCACCCGTACGGGTGTCGACCTTGACGCGCGTGCCGGTCTCGAGGAACAGCGGGACCTGGATCTGGTAGCCGGTGGCGATCGTCGCCGGCTTGGTGCCCGCGGACGAGCGGTCACCCTGCAGGCCCGGCTCGGTGTACGTGATCTCCATGACGACCGAGGCGGGGAGCTCGACGTAGAGCACCTGGCCCTCGTGCATGGCGACGATGGCGTCCTGGTTCTCCAGCATGAAGTTCGCCACGTCACCGACGGTGGCCTCGGGCACGGAGATCTGCTCGTAGGTCGAGGAGTCCATGAAGACGAAGTCGGTGCCGTCGCGGTAGAGGAACTGCATGTCGCGCTTGTCCACGGTGGCGGTCTCCACCTTGACGCCGGCGTTGAAGGTGCGGTCGACCGTCTTGCCCGAGAGGACGTGCTTGAGCTTGGTGCGCACGAAGGCGGGGCCCTTGCCCGGCTTGACGTGCTGGAACTCCACGACGGACCAGAGCTGTCCGTCGATGTTGAGCACCAGGCCGTTCTTCAGGTCGTTGGTCGAGGCCACGGGGTCCGTCCTTGCGTGTGTCGGGGGCGATGAGCGGCCATCAGGGTAACGCGTGGACGGTGAGCGCACCGAGCCAGCCGCAGGCGCCGGACCACAGGAAGGACACGAGCGTGCCGATGATGAAGCGCTCGGCGGCCGGGCTGCGCTTGTCCGGGTGCGCCTCGCGCAGCTCGGGGTAGCGGCCCAGCCCCTTGATGGCGAGGACGACGGCGACGCCCTCCGGGAACCCGCCGATGATGGACCCGGTGATGGCGGCGCGCTCGAGCATCCCGATCCAGGCGCCCCCGCGCAGCACGCCGTTGGAGGGCGCCTCGCGGGCGACGCGCGCGAGGACGAGCCAGGTGACCAGGCGCCCGGCGAGCACCGAGACGAGCAGGGCCGCGACGACGACGCCGACCGCGGGCCAGTCGACGCTCACGCGTCGGCCCCGGGCGCGGTGGGGGCTGCGGCCGGCGTGGTGGGGGCGGCGGCGGGCGTGGCGCCGTCGTCCACACGGCCGGTACGCCCCCACGCGGCCATGGCCTCGGTGAGGTGGGCCGGGGCGAGGAGGAGCAGCGGGGTGAGCTCCTCCCAGCCGGGCTCCTTGGTCCGGCGCGCGTAGGCGTCGTGCGCCGCGTCGACGGGGTTGGTCGTGTCGAGCCCCGCGCCGTCGGTCCCCATGAGGCTGAGGTGGTACATCCACACCGAGCCGTCCGCCTCGGTGTGCTTGAACGTCGCCTCGACCACGGCGCGCTCGGCGGGCAGGGTCTCCAGGCACTCGTCGTAGCGGTCGTGGAGCATGTGCATCCACTCCCCCAGGCGCTCCTCCGCGCCGTCGAGCAGCCTGGCCCGGCTCAGCTCCAGCCGCAGGCCGGCCGGCACGGAGGGCGGCATCGGGTGGCCCGGCGCCTCCGGGGCGGCCGGGCGGAACGGGGTGTAAGGCTCGGGCTCGCTCATGGCGGCAGTGTGCCAGCGCCCGCCGACGTCGGGGCGCACGCCGGCCACCATCAGGCCGGCGCCCCCGCGCTCCCGCTCTCCTCGAGGAGCCGCGCCGCCAGGGGGTGGAGCCGGCGCTCCTCCTCCCAGAGGGCGACCCGCAGGCGCTGGCTGACGGCCTGCTCGCTGATGCCCAGGTCCGCCGCGACGGCCCGCTGGGTGGCGCCGCCGGCGAGCCGGTCGACGACGTCCCAGCCGGCCCTCGTCCGGCGGTTGCGCACCGCGACGAGCATCTGGAGGACCGCCTCGGCGTCCTCGGCCCGGTCCGGGCGCGGCGCGTCGACCGCCAGCGGGACCGTGACGGTGCGCCCGCGGGCGCGTTCGACGGCCGTGCGGGCGTGGATGAACGCGGGCCCGGAGCTCTCGCGGCTGGTCCCCGCCAGCGGCAGGTCGACCGGCCCCGCGCCGATCCCCACGCTCCAGCCGCCGAGGCGCTGCACGTGGAGGGCGAGCGCAACGGTCGCCGCGGCCTCGGTGAGGACCCCCTGGACCTCGTCGCCCACCGTGCGCTCGAGGGGCAGGGCGAAGGGCGTGCGCCCGCCGGTCCAGGAGTCGACGTCCCGGAGGAGGCCCGGGACGCCGTCGCCGCGGGAGCGGCTGGCCTTCTGGTCGATCGTCACGACGAACATGACCCAAGGTTACAGCCTTGAGGCGCCCGGTTCAAGGCCCTGTCCTTGATGGGGCGACATCAAGCCGCGCTACCGGTCGGTCGGGCCCCCCGGCGCCACCGGGTCGTCGTCCTCGGGCGGGAGCGGGTGGGTGACGAGGAACCGGGTGGCGACGACGAGGCCGCCCCACAGCACGACGACGGCGAACACCATGAGGAGGATCGCGGCGAGGCTCATCGGGTCCGCCTTTCGTCGACGTCGACGGGTTCGGGGATGAGGTCGTCCACCGGCCGGCGCCACCGCACGAGGCTGAGCACCACCGCCACCACGGCAATGAGAGCGAGGGTCCCCCACCCGGCGATGGTGATGAACGTCCACGGGTAGCCGCTGTACGGCTCGCTCAGACGGTCGACGAACGCGGTGGCCACCATGAGGGCGAGGAGCACGGGGGCGACGACGGCGATGAGCACGCGCCACCACAGACCGATGCGGACCGTGGAGAAGGCGTTGAGGTGCGCGTTGAGCTCGGGGAGCTTGCGCGCGCCGTACGTGACGAGGAGCGCCATGAGGAGCGCCGAGATCACCACGCCGAAGTTGTTCACGTAGTAGTCGACGGTGTCGAGCACGGCCAGGCCCGACGTCGTGGAGTAGAGCGCGACCGAGAGGACCGCCGCACCGCCGACGACGACGAGCGTCGCGGCTCGCCGGGACAGGGCGAACTTCTCCTGCAGCGCGGCCGAGGGCACCTGAAGGATCGAGATGAGCGAGGTGAAACCGGCGAGCGTGAGCGAGAGGAAGAACAGCACCCCGAACAGCGGCCCGCCGGGCATGCTCGAGATGATCTCCGGGAAGGTGACGAACGAGAGGATCGGGCCCGTGAGGCCCGGGAGCTCCTCGAAACCGACCCCCTGGGCGACGGCCATGAACCCCAGCGTGGCGAAGACCCCGATGCCGGCGAGGAGCTCGAACGAGGAGTTGGCGAACGCGGCGACGAGACCGGTCGGAGCGAGGTTCGACCGGCGCGGCAGGTAGCTCGCGTAGGTGAGCATGATGCCGAAGGCGATGGACAACGAGAAGAAGATCTGGCCGTACGCCGCGAGCCACACGCTCCCGTCGAGGAGCGCGGACCAGTTCGGGGTGAAGAAGGCGTCGAGGCCGCTGAGCGCGCCCGGCAGGAAGAGTGCGCGGACCACGAGGGCGCCGAAGAGCACGACGAGCAGCGGCATGGCGACCTTGTTCACCGCCTCCAGGCCGCGTCGCACCCCGAGGAGCATGACCACCAGCGCCACCACCCACAGGCCCACCATCGGCCAGAAGATCCCGCCGACGACGTCGCCGGTGACGGTGGCGCCGGCGTCCTGGAGGAAGTCACCGGTGAAGAAGCCGGCCGGGTCCTCCCCCCACGCCTCGGTGACGGAGAAGCCGACGTACCGCACCGACCACGCGAGGATGACGGTGTAGTACGTCGCGATGACGAAGGCGACCGCGACCTGGAACCAGCCGAGCGCCTCGAACCTTCGGCCGAGACGCCGGAACGCCGCCGGCGCGGAGCCGCGGTAGCGGTGCCCCAGGGAGTAGTCGAGCAGGAGGATCGGGATGCCGGCCGTCAGCAGCGCGACGAGGTAGGGGACGAGGAAGGCGCCTCCCCCGTTCTCGTACGCCACGCCCGGGAAGCGCCAGATGTTCCCCAGCCCCACCGCGGAGCCGATGGCGGCGAGGAGGAACCCGTACTGGCTCGACCACTGCTCACGGCCCTCGGCCACCCCGCCGCCCTTCGCTGCGCCCTTGTGCGCCATGGCCCCTCCTCCGTGTCGGCGTCCACGTCCGCCGCACAGTAGCGGGCGCGCCCGCCCCCGGCATCCCGGCCCGCCCGTCGCGGACCACGGCACCCCCGTCGCGGACCACGGCGCGGGCCCGAGGACCGTGGTGCCCCGGTCACCGCGGTGGCAGGCTGAGGCCATGCCCACGGATCCCAAGGACGTGCTCCACCGCTACCTGCAGGAGGCCCGCGACGCGCTGCTGTGGAAGCTCGACGGCGTGTCCGAGTACGACGCCCGCCGCCCGCTCACGCCCACCGGGACGAACCTGCTCGGGCTCGTCAAGCACGTGAGCCTGTGCGAGGCCGACTACCTCGGCATGGTCTTCGGGCGGCCCCTGCCGGACCGGCCCGCGTGGATGGACAGCGACGAGCCGAACGCCGACATGTGGGCGCGTCCCGACGAGTCGCGCGAGGAGCTCGTGGCCCTGTACCGCCGGGTCTGGGCGCACGCCGACGCCACGGTCGACGCGCTCGGGCTGGACGCCGTGGGCGAGGTCCCCTGGTGGGGGCCGGCGAGCCGGCACGCCCCCCTGCACCGGATCCTCGTCCACCTCGTCGCCGAGACGCACCGGCACGCCGGCCACGCGGACATCGTCCGGGAGCTCGTCGACGGCTCCGCCGGCCTGCGCGTCGACGCCGACAACCTCCCCTCGCACGACGCCCCGTGGTGGCGGGAGTACCGCGCGCAGGTGGAGCAGGCGGCGCGGGAGGCGGCCGACGCGGCGGGCGAGCGTCCGTAGCCGGCGCTCCCCCGCCCCGTCAGGCCGGCAGCGCGATGCGCGCGTACGCCGCCTCGAGCAGCGCCGGGTCGGGCCCCTCCAGGCGCCCGGGCCGGCCGACGCCGTCGAGCACGACGAAGCGCAGCCGGTTGCCACGCGCCTTCTTGTCGCGGTGCATGACCTCGAGCAGCTCGGGCCACCGGTCACCCCGGTACCCCAGGGGCAGGCCCAGCGTGCCGAGAATCTCCCGGTGCCGGGCGACCGTGCCCGCCGGGAGCCGCCCGGCGAGGCCGGCGAGCTCGGCGGCAAAGACCATCCCCACCGACACCGCCGCCCCGTGCCGCCACGCGTAGTGCTCGGCGTGCTCGATGGCGTGGGCGAGCGTGTGCCCGTAGTTGAGGAACTCGCGGCGGCCGGCCTCGCGCAGGTCGGCGGAGACCACCTCCGCCTTGACGGCGATCGCCCGCTCGACGAGCTCGCGCAGCACCGCCGAGCCCGGGTCCCGCGCGGCGCGGCCGCCGTCGGCCTCGACGAGGTCGAGGATCCGCTCGTCGGCGATGAAGCCGGCCTTGACCACCTCCGCCAGGCCCGCGGCGTGGTCGGCCGCGGGCAGGGTGGCGAGCGTGTCGAGGTCGCACACCACGCGCACGGGCGAGTGGAAGGCGCCGACGAGGTTCTTGCCCTCGGGGGTGTTGATGCCGGTCTTACCGCCCACGGCGGCGTCGACCATGCCGAGCAGCGTCGTCGGCACCTGGACGACGCGCACGCCGCGCAGCCAGGTGGCGGCGACGAACCCCGCGAGGTCGGTCGTCGCGCCCCCGCCGAGGCCGACGACGAGGTCCTCGCGGGTGAAGGCGGCCTGGCCGAGCCGGCTCCAGCAGGCGGCGGCGACGTCGACGGTCTTGGCGTGCTCGGCGTCGGGCACCACGGCGTGGTGGACGGCGTGGCCGTGCCGCGCGAGGTCGTCGCCGAGGCGCTGGGCGCGGTCGGTGAGCACCTCGGGGTGGACGAGGAGGACCCGGCGGGGCTCGTCGCCGACGGCGGAGACGACCTCGCCGTCCAGCCCCCGGCCGACGACGACGTCGTAGGGGTGCTCGGCGCGCACCTCGATGCGGGTCGCGGTCACGGGCGGGCCCCGAGCGCGGTGAGGATCTGTGCGGTCACCTGGTCGGGGGTGAGCCCGTCGGTGAGGACCGTGACGGCGGCGAGCCGGGAGTAGGTGGGGCGGCGGGCGTCCATGAGTGCCTTCCACCGCGCGCGGGGGCTGTCCACGAGGAGCGGGCGCGCGCCGGCGAGCCCGACCCGGGGCAGCGCCTTGGCCATCGACACGTCGAGGAAGACGACCGGCAGGCCGGCCAGGGCCTCCTGCGTGCCCGGGTGCAGGACCGCTCCCCCGCCGAGGGCGAGGACGCCGTCGTGGGTGCGGAGGGCGTCGACGACGGCGGCGTGCTCGAGCTCGCGGAAGTGCTCCTCGCCGGAGTCGATGAAGATCTCGCTGATCGGCCGGCCGGCCCGGCGCTCGACCTCCTCGTCGGTGTCGAGCAGGCGGACGCCGAGCGCCGCGGCGAGGCGGCGGCCGACGGTCGTCTTCCCGGCGCCCGGCGGGCCGATGAGCACGGCGCGCACGCGCCCGGTGTCCTGGGGCTGGGCTGGGTTCTCCACGCCCCGAGGGTATCCGGGGCGGCCGCGCGCCCGTGCGCCGGGCCGCCCTCCGGGCGCGAGGGGTGCCGAACGTTCGGCACCCGGGCTCACCGCATCGTCTCCGGGATGGCCTCGAGGTAGGCGCGCAGGTTGCGCGTGCACTCGGCGACCGAGTCTCCGCCCACCTTCTCCAGCAGCGCCTCGGCGAGCACGAGCGCCACCATGGCCTCGGCGACGACGGCCGCGGGGGCGACGGCGCACACGTCCGAGCGCTGGTGGATCGCCGTCGCCGGCTCCCCGGTCACCGTGTCGATGGTGCGCAGCGCCCGCGGGACGGTGGAGATGGGCTTCATCGCGGCGCGCACCCGGAGCACCTCACCGTTGCTCATCCCGCCCTCGACGCCGCCGGCGCGGTTGGTCACCCGGTGCAGGCGCTCGTCCTCGCCCCGGACGATCTCGTCGTGCGCGGCCGAGCCGCGGCGCGCGGCGGTGCGGAACCCGTCGCCGATCTCCACGCCCTTGATGGCCTGGATGCCCATGACGGCCGCGGCGAGGCGGGCGTCGAGCTTGCGGTCGCCGTGGACGTAGGAGCCCAGGCCCGGCGGGACCCCGTAGGCGAGGACCTCGACGACGCCGCCGAGGGTGTCCCCGTCCTTCTGGCAGGCGTCGATCTCCGCGACCATCGCCGTCGACGTCGCGGGGTCGAAGCACCGGATCGGGTCGGCGTCGAGGGCGACGACGTCGTCGGGCCCGGGGACGCGGGCGTCGTCGGGGACGGCGACCGGTCCGACGGCGACGACGTGGGAGACCAGCCGGACCCCGGCCACCTGCTCGAGGAGCGCGGCCGCGACGGTGCCGAGCGCCACCCGGGTGGCGGTCTCCCGGGCGCTGGCGCGCTCAAGGACGGGCCGGGCCTCGTCAAGGGCGTACTTCGCCATCCCGACGAGGTCGGCATGCCCGGGCCGGGGCCGGGTGAGGGGCTTGTTGCGGGCCTGCTCGCGCGCGTCGCCCGTGCCGGCGTCGACGCCGAGCGCGGCGTCCGGCACCGGGTCGGCCGACATGACGGTCTCCCACTTGGGCCACTCGGTGTTGGCGATCTCGATGGCGACCGGCCCGCCCTGGCTGAGCCCGTGGCGCACCCCGCCGAGCAGGCGCACCGCGTCCTGCTCGAACTTCATCCGCGCGCCGCGCCCGTACCCCAGCCGGCGACGCGCCAGGGCCTCCTGGACGCGCGCGGTCGTGAGGGCCACCCCCGCCGGGAGACCCTCGATGATCCCGACCAGCGCCGGGCCGTGCGACTCCCCTGCGGTCAACCACCTGAGCATGGCGGCATCCTCCCACGGGGCCGGCGAGGGCCGGGCCCGCGTCCCAGCACCGCGCGGGCCGTCGCGGCCCGGCCCGGGGGCGCCGGTCAGCGCGCCAGGGCGCCCTCGAGTGCCGCGCGCATCGCCGCCACCGGCGCGGGGCGCCCGCTCATGAGGCGGACCTGCTCCGCGCCCTGGTGGAGGAGCATGCCCCAGCCCGGGGCGACGAGCCCGCCGGCCGCGGCCCACGTCGACGCCAGCGCGCTGGGCCACGGGTCGTAGGCAACGTCGAGCAGCACGGCGCCGGGGCGGGCGGCCGGACCGGCGCCGAGGACCGCGGCCAGCTCGTCCGCGCCGCCGGCCGGCAGCGTGGAGACGACGACGTCGGCCCCCGCGACCGCCGCCGCGGCGTCCGACCACGGGCGCAGGGTGACGTCGACCCCCATCCGCCGGCCAGCCTGGAGCGTGCCCGCCGCCCGCGCGGCGGAGCGCGCCACGACGACCGGCGCGGTCGCGCCCAGCTGCCCGAGCGCGGCGAGCGAGGACGCCGCGGTGGCACCGGCCCCGAGGACGACGGCGGTGCGCGGGCGCCACCCGTCGGGGGCCGCCTCCCGCAGGGCGGCGACGATGCCGTAGACGTCGGTGTTCGCGCCGACGAGGATCGGCCGGCCGCCTCGCGCGCCGGGCTGGACGAGCACGGTGTTGACCGCACCGACCACCTCGGCGAGCTCGTCGACGACGTCGAGGTGGCCCAGCGCGGCGTGCTTGAGCGGCATGGTGAGCGACAGGCCGGCCCACTGGTCGTCGAGCGCGGCGAGGAGGCCGGCGAGGTCCTCCTCCCCGGCCTCGGCCCGTCCGTAGACCCAGTCCAGCCCGAGCGCCCGGTACGCCGCGTGGTGCAGCACGGGCGACAGGGAGTGCGCGACCGGCCGCCCGAGGACGGCGGCCCGCCGGGCACCGGGCGCGAGCGCGTCGCGCGGCAGCTCGCCGTAGGTGGGCAGACCGGTCACGCTCAGCCCTCGTCGCTCGACGGGTGCTCCTCGAGCCACCGGTTGAGCGCCGCGCGGTTCGCCTGGTGCTCGGCGTAGTCACCGGTGAACAGCGTCTCCCCCGAGTCGAGGTCGACCGTGACGAAGTACAGCCAGTCCCCCGGCGGCGGGGCGATGACCGCCTCGACGGCGGCGGCGCCCGGCGCCCCGATGGGGGTCGGCGGCAGGCCGGGGTGCAGGTAGGTGTTGTAGGGGTTGTCGTCGTCGAGGTCGGAGCGGGTGGGGATGCCCCCGGACTTGCCGACGCCGTAGAGCACCGTGGAGTCCATCTGCAGCCGGCCGTTGACCTGCTCCGTGTCCGCCAGCCGGTTCTCGATGACGCGGGCGACGCGCCCGTAGTCCTCGGCGAGGAAGACCTCGTGCTCGACGATCGATGCCTTGGTGAGGACCGCCTGCCGCTCGGCGGCGGGCACCGCGAGGGCGTCCAGCGTGCTCACCGTCTGCTCGACCATGGTGCGCAGGATCGTCGTGGCGTCGACGGAGGGCTGGAAGGAGTAGGTCGCGGCGGCGAACCACCCCTCGGGGTTGCCCCCGGCCTCGGCGGGCAGCCCGATCGCGGCGGGGTCGGCCGCGGCCGCCTCGACGTCCGCGAGCGGGAGCTGGGTGACGGCGGCGATGCGCTCGTAGACCTGCGTGGCCCGCCAGCCCTCGGGCACCGTGATGGTGACCTCGGACTTGTTGGCGGGGTCGAGCAGGGCGGCCACGGCGTCGGCCGCGGCCATCTCCTCAAGGAGCACGTAGGTGCCGGGCTGGATCCCGGAGGCGGCCGGGTTGGCGGTGAAGGCGGTGCTGAACGCCCCGGGGCTGGCGACGACGCCCGCCTCGGTGAGCATCTCGCCCATCTCCGTGCCCGAGGTGCCCGGCTCGATGACGACCTCGACGCTGCCGGACCCCGGGCCGGGGAAGTCCGTGGCCTCCGGCGCGGGACGGTCGGTGAGGAGCGGCCGCAGGACGAAGAACGCCGCGACGGCGAGCCCGGCGATGAGGAGCAGGCTGAGCACCACGGCGATCGCCGTGCGCTTGCGCCGCTGCCGGCGCCGCTGCGCGCGCTCGCGCCGCTCCGCGCGCCGCTGTTGCTCGGAGTGCGACGGCGAGGGCTCCGCCAGCTTCTGGTCGAACAGCTCGCTCACTTGGGGGACTCCTCCGTGTGCCTCTCGTCCTCGGCGGACACCGGTTCACCCACGGGCTCACCGGTGCCACGTTCGGCGTCCAACGCGGACTGCAGGATGAGGACGGCGGCCACCTGGTCGACGACCTCCCGGTGCCGACGGCCGGGACGCCCCGCCGTGTGCAGCGCCTGGTGGGCGCTGACCGTGGTGAGGCGTTCGTCGACCAGCCGGACGGGCACCGGCTGACAGACCCGTGCTATCCGCCCAGCGTACTCACGTGCGTTCAGTGCTCCCGAACCCTCCGCCCCCGAGAGGTGACGCGGCAGGCCGACGACGATCTCGATCGCCTCCTCCTCGCGGGCCAGCTCGGCCAGGCGGGCCAGCTCGCTGCCGTCGCGGCGCCGGGCAAGGGTCTCCACCGGCGTGGCCAGCAGGCCGGAGCGGTCCGAGCGGGCCACCCCGACCCGGACCGTCCCGACGTCGACGCCGAGCCGCACCCCGGCGCGCGTGGTCACGCGCCGACCGTCGCCGTGACGTCCTCGGCGACGGCGGCCAGCGTGGCCGTCAGCGCCCCGGCGTCGGTGCCACCGCCCTGCGCGAGGTCGTCCTTGCCGCCACCGCCGCCACCGAGGCGCTGGGCGGCCGAACGGACGAGGGCGCCGGCGCGCACGCCGGCGTCGCGGGCCGCGGCGTTCGTGGCGATGACCACGAGGGGGCGGGCCTTGCTCACGGCGCCGACGGCGACCACCGCCGGGGCGGAGTCCCCCAGGCGGGAGCGGACGTCGAGGACGAGGCTGCGCACGGCGTCCGGGGAGGCGACCTCACCGGCGTCGGCGGTGACCACGCGGACGCCGGAGACCTCGTGGGCCCCGGCGGCGATCTCGCCGGCCCGGGCGAGCAGCTGCGCCTGGCGGAGCTGGCCCAGCTCCTTCTCGGCCGCCTTGAGCTTGGTCATGAGCGCGGTGATGCGCTCGGGCAGCTCCTCGGAGCGCCCGCCGACGAGCCCGGTGACCTGGCTGACCAGGGCGTGCTCCTTGGCCTGGAACTCGTAGGCGCCGGCCCCGACGAGCGCGTCGACCCGGCGCACGCCGGAACCGATGGACGCCTCACCGAGGAGGGTGACGAGGCCGAGCCGGCCGGTGCTGGCCACGTGGGTTCCGGCGCACAGCTCGCGCGACCAGTCCCCGCCGATGGACACCACACGCACCCGGTTGCCGTACTTCTGGCCGAACAGCGCCATGGCGCCGGCGGCGAGGGCGTCGTCGATGTCCATCACCTGGTCGGTGACGTCGAGGTCCTCCGCCAGACGGGTGTTGACGCGCTCCTCGATCTCCCCGAGGACGGTGGCCGGGACCTGGGCGCCGTGCCGGAAGTCGAACCGCAGCCGCGACGGTGCGTTCTCCGAGCCGGCCTGCGTGGCGTGGTCGCCGAGGTGCTCGTGGAGCGACTTGTGGACCATGTGGGTCGCCGTGTGGGCGCGGGCGATGGCGTGCCGGCGCGCGGTGTCGATGCGCGCGACGCCGGGCTCGTCGAGGGTGACGGTGCCCTCGGTGAGGCGCCCACGGTGCACCGGCAGGCCCTTGATGGGCGCCTGGACGTCGTCGACCTCGATGATGGCGCCACCGGCGAGGGTGATGGTGCCCTGGTCGGCGAGCTGGCCGCCGGCCTCGGCGTAGAACGGGGTGCGGTCGAGGACGACCTCGACCTCGGCGGGCGCCGTGGCCAGCGGCGCGGGCTGCCCGTCGACGAGCAGGCCGGCGACGGTCACCTCCGCGACGGCGTCGGTGTACCCGAGGAAGGGCACCTCCCCGCCGAGGCGCGTGAGGACGTCGCGGTAGACGCCCGTGTCGACGTGCCCGGCCTTCTTCGCGGCGGCGTCGGCGCGGGCGCGCTCGCGCTGGGCGGTCATGAGCCGGCGGAAGCCGTCCTCGTCGACGCCGACGCCCTGCTCGGCGGCGATCTCGAGGGTGAGGTCGATGGGGAAGCCGTAGGTGTCGTGGAGCGCGAAGGCGCGGTCGCCGCTGAGGCGCGCGCCCTGGGCCTTGGCGGCGGAGACGGCGGTGTCGAGGATCGTCGTGCCCGCGGTGAGGGTGCGCCGGAACGCCTCCTCCTCCTCGTAGGCGACCTGGGAGATCCGCGAGAAGTGCGTCTCCAGCTCGGGGTAGGAGCCCTTCATGGCGCCCATCGAGGCCGGGAGCAGGACGGGCAGCGTCGGCTCGTCGACGCCGAGCAGGCGCATGGCGCGCACGGCGCGGCGGATGATCCGGCGCAGGACGTACCCGCGCCCGTCGTTGCCCGGGCGCACGCCGTCGGAGATGAGCATGAGGGCGGAGCGGACGTGGTCGGCGACCACGCGCATGCGCACGTCGTCGACGTCGGCCGAGTTGCGGCCGAGGCCGTAGGTGCGCCCGCTCATCTCCTGCGCGGCGGCGATGACCGGGTAGACCTCGTCGATCTCGTAGAAGTTCTCCTTGCCCTGGAGCAGGAAGGAGAGCCGCTCCAGGCCGAGGCCGGTGTCGATCGCCTTCTGGTCGAGCTCACGGACCAGGGGGTAGTCCTTGCCACGGCCCTCGCCGCGCAGGTACTGGTCGAAGACGAGGTTCCAGATCTCGAGGAACCGGTCGCCCTGGACGTCCACCGCCGGACCGCCGTCGGGCCCGTAGGCGGGGCCCCGGTCGTAGTGGATCTCCGAGGTGGGGCCGGCCGGCCCGGGCTGCCCGGTGTCCCAGAAGTTCTCCGCGCGGGTCTGCTTCTGCACGCGCTCGGCGGGCAGGCCGATCTGGCGGCGCCAGATGTCCTCCGCCTCGGCGTCCTCGTCCCAGATGGCCACCCACATCTTGTCGCCGTCGAGGCCGTAGCCGCCGGCCTCGAGCGGGGAGGTGAGGAGCTCCCACGCGTAGGTGATCGCCCCCTCCTTGAAGTAGTCGCCGAAGGAGAAGTTGCCGGCCATCTGGAAGAACGTGCCGTGACGGGTGGTCTTGCCGACCTCCTCGATGTCGTTCGTCCGGATGCACTTCTGGACGCTCGCCGCGCGGGGCCACGGGGCGGGCTGGGTACCG
The sequence above is a segment of the Georgenia faecalis genome. Coding sequences within it:
- a CDS encoding sodium-dependent transporter, coding for MAHKGAAKGGGVAEGREQWSSQYGFLLAAIGSAVGLGNIWRFPGVAYENGGGAFLVPYLVALLTAGIPILLLDYSLGHRYRGSAPAAFRRLGRRFEALGWFQVAVAFVIATYYTVILAWSVRYVGFSVTEAWGEDPAGFFTGDFLQDAGATVTGDVVGGIFWPMVGLWVVALVVMLLGVRRGLEAVNKVAMPLLVVLFGALVVRALFLPGALSGLDAFFTPNWSALLDGSVWLAAYGQIFFSLSIAFGIMLTYASYLPRRSNLAPTGLVAAFANSSFELLAGIGVFATLGFMAVAQGVGFEELPGLTGPILSFVTFPEIISSMPGGPLFGVLFFLSLTLAGFTSLISILQVPSAALQEKFALSRRAATLVVVGGAAVLSVALYSTTSGLAVLDTVDYYVNNFGVVISALLMALLVTYGARKLPELNAHLNAFSTVRIGLWWRVLIAVVAPVLLALMVATAFVDRLSEPYSGYPWTFITIAGWGTLALIAVVAVVLSLVRWRRPVDDLIPEPVDVDERRTR
- a CDS encoding DUF6176 family protein translates to MSEPEPYTPFRPAAPEAPGHPMPPSVPAGLRLELSRARLLDGAEERLGEWMHMLHDRYDECLETLPAERAVVEATFKHTEADGSVWMYHLSLMGTDGAGLDTTNPVDAAHDAYARRTKEPGWEELTPLLLLAPAHLTEAMAAWGRTGRVDDGATPAAAPTTPAAAPTAPGADA
- the nusB gene encoding transcription antitermination factor NusB encodes the protein MSARSKARTRAVDVLYEADQRGRTSREDILDLLTERLRVTAAQTALPQYSVDIVEGFTEHAEEIDELLRTYSQGWALERMPAVDRAILRVGAWELLHNDDVPDAVAVDEAVALARTLSTDDSPAFVNGLLGRLLELKPTL
- the efp gene encoding elongation factor P, with the protein product MASTNDLKNGLVLNIDGQLWSVVEFQHVKPGKGPAFVRTKLKHVLSGKTVDRTFNAGVKVETATVDKRDMQFLYRDGTDFVFMDSSTYEQISVPEATVGDVANFMLENQDAIVAMHEGQVLYVELPASVVMEITYTEPGLQGDRSSAGTKPATIATGYQIQVPLFLETGTRVKVDTRTGDYLGRVND
- a CDS encoding methionine/alanine import family NSS transporter small subunit, translating into MSLAAILLMVFAVVVLWGGLVVATRFLVTHPLPPEDDDPVAPGGPTDR
- a CDS encoding shikimate kinase yields the protein MENPAQPQDTGRVRAVLIGPPGAGKTTVGRRLAAALGVRLLDTDEEVERRAGRPISEIFIDSGEEHFRELEHAAVVDALRTHDGVLALGGGAVLHPGTQEALAGLPVVFLDVSMAKALPRVGLAGARPLLVDSPRARWKALMDARRPTYSRLAAVTVLTDGLTPDQVTAQILTALGARP
- a CDS encoding DinB family protein, giving the protein MPTDPKDVLHRYLQEARDALLWKLDGVSEYDARRPLTPTGTNLLGLVKHVSLCEADYLGMVFGRPLPDRPAWMDSDEPNADMWARPDESREELVALYRRVWAHADATVDALGLDAVGEVPWWGPASRHAPLHRILVHLVAETHRHAGHADIVRELVDGSAGLRVDADNLPSHDAPWWREYRAQVEQAAREAADAAGERP
- the aroB gene encoding 3-dehydroquinate synthase, with product MTATRIEVRAEHPYDVVVGRGLDGEVVSAVGDEPRRVLLVHPEVLTDRAQRLGDDLARHGHAVHHAVVPDAEHAKTVDVAAACWSRLGQAAFTREDLVVGLGGGATTDLAGFVAATWLRGVRVVQVPTTLLGMVDAAVGGKTGINTPEGKNLVGAFHSPVRVVCDLDTLATLPAADHAAGLAEVVKAGFIADERILDLVEADGGRAARDPGSAVLRELVERAIAVKAEVVSADLREAGRREFLNYGHTLAHAIEHAEHYAWRHGAAVSVGMVFAAELAGLAGRLPAGTVARHREILGTLGLPLGYRGDRWPELLEVMHRDKKARGNRLRFVVLDGVGRPGRLEGPDPALLEAAYARIALPA